One Xiphophorus hellerii strain 12219 chromosome 1, Xiphophorus_hellerii-4.1, whole genome shotgun sequence DNA segment encodes these proteins:
- the LOC116719705 gene encoding olfactory receptor 14I1-like translates to MENVSETLISQAGDISSKCHSNVTDWRTAGHLFHSIIPRGPTVPALICVFAFLTLFSLLANLFTLYTIERSGDFSYLPRFILCKSLIFSDLLQTVTFAPAIINSLARRQTMEFNPYCYFQHVVGGATIFSSLTTITCMALERYLFVCYALQYTVTVTRERVSKVLVLIWLYSAAIGVVSLSLVLSKGRQENVPDVTVGLLCEPDIMEQHVGSPRAPAIFRKVAGSLALLLCLLAHAFSYFRMYRNASNAVVPFNESNAAARRTVLFYCGMLFLQLLPLLTKVTSDALWFGSREDCLAGPSVTAAGFHVSLLVMLLVPPCINPLVYGLRSVELRKALVKLLRWRVGHRGDQERPRGMMRLRNFVHPNLPDAG, encoded by the coding sequence ATGGAAAACGTTTCTGAGACGCTGATATCACAGGCGGGAGACATCAGTTCCAAGTGCCACTCCAACGTAACAGACTGGCGCACAGCGGGACACCTTTTCCATTCCATCATTCCTCGCGGACCGACAGTCCCCGCGCTCATTTGCGTTTTTGCCTTCCTGactcttttctctttattgGCCAACCTGTTCACTTTGTACACCATCGAGCGGTCGGGAGACTTCTCCTATCTGCCGCGGTTCATCCTCTGCAAAAGCCTGATCTTCAGCGACCTGCTCCAGACCGTCACCTTCGCTCCCGCGATCATCAACTCGCTCGCGCGGCGCCAGACCATGGAGTTCAACCCTTACTGCTACTTTCAGCACGTCGTCGGCGGAGCCACCATCTTCTCCAGCCTCACCACCATCACCTGCATGGCACTGGAGCGCTACCTGTTCGTGTGCTACGCCCTCCAGTACACGGTGACGGTCACCCGGGAGCGCGTGAGCAAAGTCCTCGTCCTCATCTGGTTGTACTCTGCCGCCATTGGCGTCGTCAGCTTGAGTCTGGTGCTGAGTAAAGGAAGGCAGGAGAACGTCCCGGACGTCACCGTGGGGCTGCTATGCGAACCGGACATCATGGAGCAGCACGTGGGCTCCCCGCGCGCTCCCGCTATATTCCGAAAAGTGGCCGGTTCCCTCGCGCTGCTGCTCTGCCTGTTGGCACACGCCTTCTCATACTTCAGGATGTATCGCAACGCCAGCAACGCCGTTGTGCCGTTCAACGAGAGCAACGCCGCGGCGCGAAGGACCGTCCTCTTCTACTGCGGGATGCtgttcctgcagctgctgccgctgctcACCAAGGTGACGTCGGACGCGCTGTGGTTCGGGTCTCGGGAGGACTGTCTTGCCGGCCCCTCGGTGACCGCGGCGGGGTTCCATGTGTCCCTGCTGGTCATGCTGCTGGTCCCACCCTGCATCAACCCTCTGGTGTACGGACTGCGGAGCGTGGAGCTCAGGAAGGCGCTGGTCAAGCTGCTCCGCTGGCGCGTGGGGCACAGAGGCGACCAGGAGCGGCCGCGCGGGATGATGCGGCTCAGGAACTTTGTGCATCCCAACCTTCCTGACGCGGGTTAG